ATACAGCAAGTGGAAATTCTACGACATTGCTGCTAATCTTCAATGAAGAAAAAGTCAACAAGCAAAATTTACATTTACGCAAGTGGCTCAAATGTCTTAACTTGTTTTACACTGCcaacttcattttctttcttgaaaTTAAAGCATAAAGGGTTTTGGACAGAAATCAAATCCAGCACCGTGGCCATACCAAAACGAAAAAATGCCAAGTATGGTTGGCTTCAAATTGGTGTAATATCTACCTTCTTAACGCGTACAAAACCTTCAACTCTACATCCTCCCGCTGAGGGCGCAGGTCTTTTTGGATCTTTTGTCTTGTCAGATTTATCCTCTAAAGCAAGTCTTTTAGACTCCAGTGAAACAGGTGCAACCAAAGTTTCCATTGTctgcaaataattaaaaaacccAGTAATGCCACACATATAATAGGTGACAACATCAACACCTATGCAGGACTACACAATTCAATCATATGTTTCTAGTATAGAAAAATGATATCAACTGCATTGATACATGTGCAGAGTCATGCTACATATACgtttcccttttcctttatttatttaatttttgttttgttcttttACTTCCTTGCTTTTCTTCACCTGATTTTTGCCTTTCCCGTTTAAAGCTTTGGGCATGCAACTCAATATTGTTTCTTACCTGGACCAGACTTTCAGTATCTCGATCGCCATAATATGATTCATGCTCATGATGCCCATGTTCATCCCTATATTAAAACAGACAACAAACTTCTGATTTGAATACAGCAAATTCAAATATTACATAAGGTCATTATAATTGAAAATTTCTGCTACTTAAAGCTAAAGAAGAGAAAAGTCTGCACTACAGAAGGAAATTTTTAATGAGAAAGTTCAGATTAACCAAGACAAACATATAATAAGCAAACAGTTTTTACAGGCAACAAAGGTCAAAGGATCAAAACATGCAAAGGAAGCAGAAAACGTGATGAAAATTAAAGATAGAATGTGTCAGGTCACTTTACCTAAGGTCACTTCCCTTACGGAAGATGCGAATAGATGGGTACCCTTGTATGTGATGCCTGGAAATTCATTAGCCAGCAACTTGGTTAACCAGAAAATTACGTGTTGGAGAATAGAAAGAGAAGCAGAACAACCCAACTGATAAATCCATACTGATGGTCTGGACAAAAAGATCAAAGTCTACAGCCTTTTCATGTACAAGATACAACTTTATTTAATAGATATTGTCTTGACTATTGTAGAAATGTCTTAACTCATGACAATATATGAGCCAATAGATTAAGATGCTTATCCACTAGTCATGGAAGATGATTGTAAGACAAAAGCTAAAGAATATTACAGAAAGCAGGTGCTCTTCCATCATCCATACTGGAAGATACTTCAATAGAAAgatcaaaaattcatttatcAGAAAGTACCTTCTACACAAATCAACTTCTTCGGTGCAATCAACTTTTGCCAAAAGAATGCGACCATCCATCTCTGGGTCATATCTAAAGACAAGGTCGCACTCAGATTTAAGTAGATTCTATGATACTAAATGCcatttgaaattgagatgaatcTTCAGCAGAAAAAAAAGCTCCATTTTCCTAACGAGAATGAATGAACAGAAGATGAGACCACACCTGTCTCTTATAATTTTGGCTGCTTTCTCCCAAGAAGGTTTCTGAAACAAGCAGCAATATATCAAAATCACCTATACTGACATAAATCAGCCTTAAATTTGTACAGCAATAGATTCATCTAGAGTTTGCAGTCAAACTGTCAAAGAATCAACAAACAATTTGGTACTTAACAAGAACACTATTCAAAGTTTAGAATAAGCTACACACAGATGAAAGTGCCCTGCTACACTAATACACCATCAAAGTAGAAATCACAGATTTATACATAAACTAGCCAATAGAAATGCATACATGCATGTAATTGAGagcacagagagagagagagagagaaatctTTTAAGAAATGAACACAGACACAAATATAAGGAAAGAGACAGAGACGGAAGCGGGAGAGAGAGATCTTTTAACAGGCAGAAACCACTTATGGGCTCAGAGCCAGTCAAGCTAAATATCACCAAAGATACAAATAGTACCAGGCGGTTACTCCAATAGCACCAAGGAGCGAAAAAATTCACAACCAAAATCAGATGCCTGAGGAAGTTATATTGGGCACAAATTAGCAAAATAACAAGTAGAAAAGCAGAAGATAATAAGGTATAAAAGTAAGATGCAGCTAACTCACTGATTTGCAATTCTATCAAAATTGCGGCCATATAGTGAAACAGCACCTTCGCCGTGTTCTTCATCAATTTCCTCATCATGCTTAATTGCATCTAAGATTGGCCCAGACTGAAACTCAGAGCCCGTAGGATTCAAGTGTGAATCTATTGAATACTTGCGGACAGTTTTTGTTATGTTCAACCTATTCTGCAAGCAAGACAACAAAAATTCATAAAACCATGCGTATGAAAATCATAGTCGAAAAGCAAACAGAACCTCCAAAACTCACCGTTCCCAAGACATCACTGACATCAACAGATGCGAACTCACAAGACAATGCTGGAAAACTACAAGGATTTAGCAACATGTTAGCTTGATTTTAATAAATAGATTTTGTtggtttggggggggggggggggagcagAACTTCAAGcaagagaaatgaaataatggcTTTCACAGTCCAGTCAGTGTCATATAATTGACATCACATATTACAGCCCAAAAACCTATTTCCGTCTTAAGATGATCAAAGCAAATTCAAGTATTAAGGATAGGAGAAACACATAGACTAGATTGATACAGAGTTGACACATGTCCCAATCTTTCTCCCACTTACGGCTTAGACATGTTCCACTCTTTCTAACTAGTCGATTCCAATCTATTTTAATCCAATGAATGGCAAAGGAAAGGAAATAGGGGCAACCAATCAATAGTTCAGGTCACAGAGTAATATCACCGAACATGCCTGATATTGAAATCAATCCGCAAGAAGTCCCCATCAGAACTATTGTCTACTATAATGGAAGTAGAGGTGCTCACTGTCAAATAGTCATTCAGTTCCTGCAGAAACAAAAAAGTTGACCCAAGTTATACGCAAAACATAAAAGAAAGAGGAATGGCAGTTCAAGCGTGGTATTAAATTAGTCGAAATAAATGATGCAACTAGAACAGCAAGACCAAAAAGATACTAACAAACACCAGAAGAGCTAAACAAACAACCAATGCGCCTTCAAGAACACCTCAGAAacaggaaaggaaaagaaaactgtAGCTGAAATCAAATGGGGTTATGGGCAGCTATAGACAAGTAATATGTACCAATTTCTCACCATTCCAAACAAAAAGATGATGGAGAAGGCTGCTATAATGGACAACCCAGCACCTGACAGTGATGCCTCAGTTAAATCTCTCGGAATTTTTCTGTAAGCAAAACAAACCATTCAATTGCTGGGCTAAATGCCACGAATAAATTCCATTACGGGCATAACATAGGAGAGATTAGTCTGAAATGTCAATCTAACTCAAACGAATTCACTTGCCACTTCAAACAAtcgaaaattcaaaaaaaaataaataaataaataaaacgaaagaaaaag
The DNA window shown above is from Coffea arabica cultivar ET-39 chromosome 5e, Coffea Arabica ET-39 HiFi, whole genome shotgun sequence and carries:
- the LOC113690395 gene encoding protein disulfide isomerase-like 5-4 isoform X1; translation: MISSSKLKSVDFYRKIPRDLTEASLSGAGLSIIAAFSIIFLFGMELNDYLTVSTSTSIIVDNSSDGDFLRIDFNISFPALSCEFASVDVSDVLGTNRLNITKTVRKYSIDSHLNPTGSEFQSGPILDAIKHDEEIDEEHGEGAVSLYGRNFDRIANQHLILVVNFFAPWCYWSNRLKPSWEKAAKIIRDRYDPEMDGRILLAKVDCTEEVDLCRRHHIQGYPSIRIFRKGSDLRDEHGHHEHESYYGDRDTESLVQTMETLVAPVSLESKRLALEDKSDKTKDPKRPAPSAGGCRVEGFVRVKKVPGNLVISARSPSHSFDFSQMNMSHVISHFSFGKKINPRERSDVKRLLPYLFRSYDRLSGLSYISNPSDSNENVTIEHYLQVVKTEVMTRSYKIVEEYEYTAHSSLAHSLDIPVAKFHFELSPMQVVITENSKSFSHFITNVCAIIGGVFTVAGILDAILHNTMRLMKKVELGKNF
- the LOC113690395 gene encoding protein disulfide isomerase-like 5-4 isoform X2 codes for the protein MGTSCGLISISVFQHCLVSSHLLMSVMSWERLNITKTVRKYSIDSHLNPTGSEFQSGPILDAIKHDEEIDEEHGEGAVSLYGRNFDRIANQHLILVVNFFAPWCYWSNRLKPSWEKAAKIIRDRYDPEMDGRILLAKVDCTEEVDLCRRHHIQGYPSIRIFRKGSDLRDEHGHHEHESYYGDRDTESLVQTMETLVAPVSLESKRLALEDKSDKTKDPKRPAPSAGGCRVEGFVRVKKVPGNLVISARSPSHSFDFSQMNMSHVISHFSFGKKINPRERSDVKRLLPYLFRSYDRLSGLSYISNPSDSNENVTIEHYLQVVKTEVMTRSYKIVEEYEYTAHSSLAHSLDIPVAKFHFELSPMQVVITENSKSFSHFITNVCAIIGGVFTVAGILDAILHNTMRLMKKVELGKNF